One Acidobacteriota bacterium genomic region harbors:
- the smpB gene encoding SsrA-binding protein SmpB: MGKSKRDGGQRYRNLAVHRQARRDFEIIETYEAGIALEGTEVKSCREGRIQIKDAYARVKDGEVWLHDCHIAPYSHATHSNHEPERVRKLLLHRHEIARLLGKTERSGFTLIPLRFYIEGSWIKVEIALARGRAKHEKRDAIKKKIQEREIQQAMRARGGGR; the protein is encoded by the coding sequence GTGGGAAAGAGCAAGAGGGACGGCGGCCAGCGCTACCGGAACCTGGCCGTCCATCGCCAGGCCCGCCGGGACTTCGAGATCATCGAGACCTACGAGGCCGGCATCGCCCTCGAAGGCACCGAGGTCAAATCCTGCCGCGAGGGGCGGATCCAGATCAAGGACGCCTACGCCCGGGTGAAAGACGGCGAGGTGTGGCTCCACGACTGCCACATCGCCCCCTACTCCCACGCCACCCACAGCAACCACGAGCCCGAACGGGTGCGCAAGCTCCTGCTGCACCGCCATGAGATCGCCCGCCTGCTGGGCAAGACCGAGCGCAGCGGTTTCACGCTGATCCCCCTACGCTTCTACATCGAGGGTTCGTGGATCAAGGTGGAGATCGCCCTGGCCCGGGGTCGAGCCAAACACGAGAAGCGGGACGCGATCAAGAAGAAGATACAGGAGCGGGAGATTCAGCAGGCGATGCGTGCCCGGGGCGGGGGTCGCTGA